The Okeanomitos corallinicola TIOX110 genome includes the window AATTTAGACCCAATCGCCAATCGAGTAACCCGTGATAATTTTGATTTCGATAATTTTGCAAACAATTATAACAAGAAGAATCGCATTCATGACGATGTTTCGCTGACATCATAGCATCAGCAAAAGTATTTCGAGTATTTAGAATTTTTTCTATGAGAATTTCTTGCCAATGTTGAGAAAGCCAGTCTGTAAAACCAGAACCATTGGCTAGGCGATCGCTAATCACAATTTCACCTACTTTTTCACCAGTTATCTCTAGTTCAACCTGCCGTAAACCACTGATATCTAATTCTTCTGGATCGATATCTAATTCCTGAGATGCCACAGCACGAATAATAAAAGCCGCAGAATAAAAAGCTGCTTTAATTGCCGAATCTGCTTTAATTGGATCTAGGCATAATCCATTTGGTACGCTAGTAGGTTGAATACAAAGAACGCCAGTTATTTTTGGTGCAACAATAGCTAATGTTTCCGTTTCACCCGGATCTTTAAACTTTACTCCATCAGGTTTATTCTGAAATCGCTCATTAATCCACTGAAATTCTAACAGTTTATCACCCCGTCCAAAAGAAGCTTTACCCACTGCCCCCTTGAATAATTGTCCGTTATTATCATTAACACGGAAAACACGACCAGACGCAGAAAATGCTTTTGTTGTATTCGTACCAACAACTACGTCAAATTTTTGACGTAGTTGTGATTCAGCCACACTAGCTGCACCTGTAACTAACACCTCATATTCATCCTTAGCATCAGCCCCAGGATTGAGGCTTGTGCGAAAAGCTAAAGGCACAGCCCAAGGGAAAGCTCGAAGTCCTTGCTCAACCGTCGCTTTACATTTTGGACAGATTAATTTTTCAAACTTATTAATAGAGGTTTCTGTATGTTGACAACGCTGACATCTCAACATCCATTTTCGCTGAGAAAGTGGATCATTCTCAGCAGGCACCAAACCATGTTTACTATCTGGCAGTAATGGTGCAGTAAAACCAATAGAAGTGTAAATACATTTATCCTTAGTTTTTTCTGCACCAGGAGCAAATTCTGTAATAGCCAAGTCTAAATCACGGTTTATAGTAGGCAAATTACTGTTTTTCAAGGGATTATTGTGGTACAAATCTCGCACTCTTGAAGGCATCCCATACATGGGTAAAATACCACCTTCAGCTAGAATTTCTGCTAATCCTTTTCCAGCTAATTCTAAATTATTAGCACAATCATTAACTTTATTAAATAAATGCTCGCGTGCATAGATTTCAAAATCATTTGCATTAATATTTTTCACACCAATCAGCAAAGCATTTACTACCTCAGTTACTTCAGATGAAGTCTTTAGCCAAGTGCGAACTTTCTCACGACGAGATTCGTTATGATTCCAGTCCTGAACTTTGCCGAATTCCCCATGACTATCAGGTGGTATTGGACTATCCCACCACCTGACATCAGCAGCAATAAATGCACGTCGTAAACATTCTTTTGCTAAAAGACGCTGAACAATTTCAACTTGCGACATAGAGAGAAAGGGAACAGGTGGCGGATCACCTGTGATTTTTTCAGGATGCTGATAATAAAATTCGTCGTGACTATTACCTCTACAAAGAGTTAGCACAATTGCAAAAGCTTGACCGCGACGACCAGCCCGACCAGCCCGCTGTTGATAGTTAAATCGCATTGGTGGCATATTTGCCATCACTACAGCCATTAGGCTACCAATGTCAATTCCTACCTCCATTGTGGTAGTCACACTCAAGATATCGATAATATCTACAACTGGAATAAAATCTCTTTCTTGTTCGCCTATGTTAACCATAATATTGCGAAAATGTCGCTGTCTTTCGGCTTGATCGTCAGTTTGTCCAGTCAATTCTTCACAATGTAACCGCAAGGGTTGACGTTTATTAACTGTCTCTTTAGCGTAATAATTGCGCTCATATAAATCTGTACAGTTTTTATTAGGTAATGTGGGTAACTCTCCAAGGCAATTAGTACAGATTCCCCCCGCATTGTATAAGTGAGAACGACCACATGATTCACATTGCCACACAGGGTCATTAGCAACTGCTACCCGTACCCATAAATGCAGAGGACTAATTTTTAAATGGTCATGTTTACCATCTTCACAAATAGCTGACCACAATGCTTGAAATAGTTTTTTTTCTGAAAGGTTATTGTGTGTTATACATTTATTAACATATTTTTTTAATCTAGCTTTAGCATCATTCCAGCTATTCCAGTCATCTGGACGATACTTAGGATAACGGTACAAATCACCAATTACACGCAAGCATCCATTGCATATATCTCTAAATACTGCGGCTGAGGTATTACATTGTGTTGCTAATTCCTCTAACCGTTCTTGGGGTAAATTTAGGCAAATATAGCCCAATCCAGCACTTTCAAAATTATAAAATAAACGACTAAAAAAAGCATCAGAAACCTCAAATATTACCTTAGAAACCAGAAGAGTTCGCTTATCTTTAGCTGCATTAGATAAGTCAGACTGCCATTTTAAAGATAGAGATTCAAAGTCAAAAAATCTTGTCCAATGATGCTGATTATCGTCATAGTAATATTTTTGATCATCTCTATCATGTCCAGCAGGATTGATGCCTAATTCCGCTAATCTCTTGATTAACACACCAGGAACTTCATTCTCACCTTCAAACAGAACTTTGAGGGGAATAATACGTGTATTGCCTGTTTCTTGAATTTGATTAATCAAATTTCGAGCTTGATTTTGCCGATTGTTATATAGTTCTAAATCATCTTCATCAAGATTTTCTGGCACAGGTTTATTAGCATTTTTTACGGCTTTTTGAAACTTTTCAATAAAACCAGGATTTTGTTTAGAAAATTCTATTGCTTCAGTGCGGCATGGTTGACCATGTTGTTGAATATCTTGTAGTAGGTATAGTTGACCAATAGCCAATTGTTTAAGTTCATCATATATAGCCCCACGGACAATGTCATAATAATGTGTACGTTCAATACCATTAGATATAGAGGCTGCATTTTCACGACTATCAGAAAATACTACTAATTTGCGTGATTTGGGGTCTTTTGGTAACTGATAAAATATCTCTTTAGAAAGCAGTTGACTTAATCGAGAAAAACCAGTACGAAACCCTCTAATTGAAGATTGTCTCGTCTTTCTCTTGCTGTAATCTGTAGCGCAGCAAGGACAAATAGAGGGTTGCGCTCGGATAAATTCTTGATTTTCAGGTT containing:
- a CDS encoding DEAD/DEAH box helicase — translated: MIDPIGAFDKIRDNLILYIKTAFSTQFPEIEKERERHLLNPGVFYQEPWIEPLPSYQLSGKTINNLEVSDVPGFNEASLADFKSLAACGLVGDYPLYSHQVAMLRQALLGENVVVTAGTGSGKTESFLLPLFAYLAQESQTWKAPLTEPNYLNDWWKNKDWQNKCNPMVEKRRSFKRSYRVPQRNHETRDPAVRALILYPMNALVEDQLTRLRRALDSEQARDWFKSRRNGNRIYFGRYNGVTPVPGQEYKQNGKPNGKKIEELVKQMRNMQEAADAASQHIVKPDEEDVRFFFPRLDGSEMRCRWDMQDAPPDILITNYSMLSIMLMRDIDKNIFEKTREWLKKDGSIFHLIVDELHLYRGTAGTEVAYLIRLLLERLGLYPGHPQLRILASSASLEPNDPQSREFLSQFFGKEWHSEQIIPGHLQQVMAVESQDFLPSEPFIALARTAVGNQDFLPSESFIALARTPEVKNLYETCRQMLESESAAVAAKMINACTDAEKNRRAVSLKKFSQVLFGDNLTDENRNLAARGLLITRSLCENKFLPSFRLHWFFRNINGLWACTKPNYDCHGDESGKNRPVGKLFAENPPIVHQNYRVLELLYCEQCGTVFFGGNRLVLNNNEGWELLPTEPNIEGIPDRQAGSLLERRTYREYAIFWPLRDIHEDVPKDWNQPKRQGSGTEKAWWDKASLDTCSGRVTLGNPEIPGEQWVNGYVFHLRNTEPENQEFIRAQPSICPCCATDYSKRKTRQSSIRGFRTGFSRLSQLLSKEIFYQLPKDPKSRKLVVFSDSRENAASISNGIERTHYYDIVRGAIYDELKQLAIGQLYLLQDIQQHGQPCRTEAIEFSKQNPGFIEKFQKAVKNANKPVPENLDEDDLELYNNRQNQARNLINQIQETGNTRIIPLKVLFEGENEVPGVLIKRLAELGINPAGHDRDDQKYYYDDNQHHWTRFFDFESLSLKWQSDLSNAAKDKRTLLVSKVIFEVSDAFFSRLFYNFESAGLGYICLNLPQERLEELATQCNTSAAVFRDICNGCLRVIGDLYRYPKYRPDDWNSWNDAKARLKKYVNKCITHNNLSEKKLFQALWSAICEDGKHDHLKISPLHLWVRVAVANDPVWQCESCGRSHLYNAGGICTNCLGELPTLPNKNCTDLYERNYYAKETVNKRQPLRLHCEELTGQTDDQAERQRHFRNIMVNIGEQERDFIPVVDIIDILSVTTTMEVGIDIGSLMAVVMANMPPMRFNYQQRAGRAGRRGQAFAIVLTLCRGNSHDEFYYQHPEKITGDPPPVPFLSMSQVEIVQRLLAKECLRRAFIAADVRWWDSPIPPDSHGEFGKVQDWNHNESRREKVRTWLKTSSEVTEVVNALLIGVKNINANDFEIYAREHLFNKVNDCANNLELAGKGLAEILAEGGILPMYGMPSRVRDLYHNNPLKNSNLPTINRDLDLAITEFAPGAEKTKDKCIYTSIGFTAPLLPDSKHGLVPAENDPLSQRKWMLRCQRCQHTETSINKFEKLICPKCKATVEQGLRAFPWAVPLAFRTSLNPGADAKDEYEVLVTGAASVAESQLRQKFDVVVGTNTTKAFSASGRVFRVNDNNGQLFKGAVGKASFGRGDKLLEFQWINERFQNKPDGVKFKDPGETETLAIVAPKITGVLCIQPTSVPNGLCLDPIKADSAIKAAFYSAAFIIRAVASQELDIDPEELDISGLRQVELEITGEKVGEIVISDRLANGSGFTDWLSQHWQEILIEKILNTRNTFADAMMSAKHRHECDSSCYNCLQNYRNQNYHGLLDWRLGLNLLRALADKNFCCGLHGDFSAPDLENWLQTASTLRDAFCASFSSCSPQDMGGLPGFTVDDKTVIIAHPLWNLNNPIGLLTDAVANVVPDNRIHYINTFNLLRRPSWCYQSLVSSQT